Proteins from a single region of Synchiropus splendidus isolate RoL2022-P1 chromosome 3, RoL_Sspl_1.0, whole genome shotgun sequence:
- the rbpjb gene encoding recombination signal binding protein for immunoglobulin kappa J region b — protein MAPVVTGKFGERPQPQRLTREAMRNYLKERGDQTVMILHAKVAQKSYGNEKRFFCPPPCVYLMGSGWKKKKEQMERDGCSEQESQPCAFIGIGNSDQEMQQLNLEGKNYCTAKTLYISDSDKRKHFMLSVKMFYGNSADIGVFLSKRIKVISKPSKKKQSLKNADLCIASGTKVALFNRLRSQTVSTRYLHVEGGNFHASSQQWGAFYIHLLDDEESEGEEFTVRDGYIHYGQTVKLVCSVTGMALPRLIIRKVDKQTALLDADDPVSQLHKCAFYLKDTERMYLCLSQERIIQFQATPCPKEPNKEMINDGASWTIISTDKAEYTFYEGMGPVHSPVTPVPVVESLQLNGGGDVAMLELTGQNFTPNLRVWFGDVEAETMYRCGESMLCVVPDISAFREGWRWVRQPVQVPVTLVRNDGIIYSTTLTFTYTPEPGPRPHCSAAGAILRAGNSSLLSSSSQDSGVYGPNSTSNAGVTSSSSTAAAAVVS, from the exons agaaGCGATGAGGAACTACTTGAAGGAGCGAGGTGACCAAACCGTCATGATCCTGCATGCAAAAGTTGCACAGAAATCCTACGGCAATGAGAAAAG GTTCTTCTGTCCGCCTCCCTGTGTCTACCTGATGGGCAGCGgctggaagaaaaagaaggagcaGATGGAACGAGATGGCTGCTCTGAGCAAGAGTCGCAGCCCTGTGCCTTCATTGGCATCGGCAACAGCGACCAAGAAATGCAACAGCTAAATCTAGAGGGAAAG AACTATTGCACAGCCAAAACCTTGTACATATCCGACTCCGACAAAAGAAAGCACTTCATGTTGTCTGTCAAGATGTTTTACGGCAACAGCGCTGACATCGGCGTCTTCCTCAGCAAGAGGATCAAAGTAATCTCCAAACCTTCCAAAAAGAAGCAGTCGCTCAAAAACGCCGACT TGTGCATTGCATCAGGAACCAAAGTGGCGCTCTTCAACCGACTGCGGTCCCAGACTGTCAGCACACGTTATCTCCATGTGGAGGGGGGTAACTTCCACGCCAGCTCCCAGCAGTGGGGCGCCTTCTATATCCACCTGT TGGATGATGAGGAGTCTGAAGGAGAAGAGTTCACAGTGAGAGATGGCTACATCCACTATGGTCAGACGGTCAAGCTGGTGTGCTCGGTCACCGGCATGGCTCTTCCCAGACTG ATCATCCGTAAAGTGGACAAGCAGACAGCACTGCTGGACGCCGACGACCCAGTCTCCCAGCTCCACAAATGTGCCTTCTACCTGAAGGATACAGAGCGCATGTACCTGTGTCTCTCCCAAGAACGGATCATCCAGTTTCAA GCCACTCCATGCCCAAAGGAACCAAACAAAGAGATGATCAACGACGGTGCCTCCTGGACAATCATCAGCACGGACAAAGCAGAGTACACTTTCTATGAGGGAATGGGCCCGGTCCACTCGCCTGTCACCCCGGTGCCAGTGGTTGAGAGTTTACAG CTtaatggtggtggtgatgtggCCATGTTGGAGCTCACGGGACAGAACTTCACTCCAAATCTCCGGGTCTGGTTTGGAGATGTAGAAGCCGAAACTATGTACAG GTGTGGGGAGAGTATGCTGTGTGTGGTTCCCGACATCTCTGCCTTCCGCGAGGGCTGGCGGTGGGTGCGGCAACCGGTCCAGGTTCCTGTTACGCTGGTGAGGAACGACGGCATCATCTATTCCACCACTCTTACCTTCACCTACACGCCGGAGCCGGGCCCGCGGCCACACTGCAGCGCTGCCGGCGCCATCCTGAGAGCCGGGAACTCCAGtctgctcagcagcagcagccaggactCCGGCGTTTACGGACCCAACAGCACCTCCAACGCTGGGGtcacctcctcgtcctccacCGCCGCGGCAGCTGTGGTCTCCTAA